In Mytilus edulis chromosome 7, xbMytEdul2.2, whole genome shotgun sequence, a single genomic region encodes these proteins:
- the LOC139529907 gene encoding neuronal acetylcholine receptor subunit alpha-7-like — MRTAFQILFTLMLKTVIHVSCSSMNDVSNLHTTLLQNYNSEVRPGDNQFVPTNVNVTFNLVAIQEFDEVDGKFAVIGFFEVTWVDSRMSWNPSDYNYTYTMLFSQNVVWKPTLLSINPFSKIDQLGKDFMTVRYYPNGFAYWSPGEILSSSCSVDVTYFPFDQQTCFITLMSWGTWPNEILLQSPLTNFKMGFYSEHGTWQISSTSAVDSTSTGMSVIDLSVTMERRPAFFVVNIVLPVMFLMALNCCVFILPPESGERVSYSITVLLAIAVFMTLTGDNLPKTSEPMSLLSYFLMSDLVFSAVICLITMLGLRLHYKDDKHHVPSYLKRIVCFCKCSSNQKQINDVRPFCTDEKIQQFSNFNRKDNMSADSDVSWKDVSKALDTILLWISIGGLVISIILFFIILKKLV, encoded by the coding sequence ATGAGGacagcttttcaaatattatttacACTTATGCTCAAAACTGTGATACATGTATCCTGCTCTTCGATGAACGATGTTAGTAACTTACATACAACGTTATTACAGAACTACAATTCTGAAGTAAGACCAGGCGACAACCAGTTTGTACCTACTAATGTCAATGTAACTTTCAATTTAGTCGCCATTCAGGAATTTGACGAAGTAGATGGCAAATTCGCAGTGATTGGATTTTTCGAAGTCACATGGGTTGATTCAAGAATGTCATGGAATCCTTCAGATTATAATTATACGTACACGATGCTTTTCTCACAGAATGTAGTGTGGAAACCAACTTTGTTAAGTATTAATCCTTTCAGCAAAATTGACCAACTTGGAAAGGACTTCATGACGGTCAGATATTATCCCAACGGATTTGCATATTGGTCACCAGGTGAAATTTTGAGCAGTTCGTGTAGTGTTGACGTCACATATTTCCCTTTTGATCAACAAACTTGTTTTATTACCCTGATGTCATGGGGAACGTGGCCCAATGAAATTCTACTGCAATCACCgcttactaattttaaaatgggATTTTATTCAGAACATGGAACATGGCAAATTTCTTCAACTTCTGCAGTAGATAGTACATCTACTGGTATGTCTGTCATTGATCTATCGGTAACAATGGAAAGACGCCCTGCCTTTTTTGTAGTCAATATTGTACTTCCGGTTATGTTCTTAATGGCGTTAAATTGTTGTGTGTTCATTTTACCGCCGGAATCGGGAGAAAGAGTATCATATTCTATTACTGTGTTATTAGCAATAGCTGTGTTTATGACACTGACCGGGGATAATCTACCGAAAACATCCGAACCAATGTCGTTACTTAGTTATTTTTTAATGTCAGACCTCGTTTTCAGTGCTGTAATTTGTCTGATTACAATGTTGGGGTTAAGACTTCATTATAAAGATGACAAACACCATGTTCCGTCCTACTTAAAGCGAATAGTATGTTTCTGTAAATGTTCATCAAATCAGAAACAAATAAACGACGTTAGACCTTTCTGTACCGATGAAAAGATACAgcaattttctaattttaatagaAAAGACAACATGTCTGCCGACTCAGATGTTTCCTGGAAAGATGTTTCTAAGGCACTCGACACGATACTACTATGGATTTCTATTGGTGGACTTGTGatcagtattattttattttttatcattttaaaaaaattggtctga